Proteins encoded together in one Triticum dicoccoides isolate Atlit2015 ecotype Zavitan chromosome 7B, WEW_v2.0, whole genome shotgun sequence window:
- the LOC119337062 gene encoding uncharacterized protein LOC119337062 isoform X2 has product MHGRLQSTSSLWCSGHRHQRVGDRPRPQRVGDYTCSWCYTHGFRHNSKHSGTSIHITWVAMKDVFPSQVDKCVEIGLPELILMVAFSQVLQIKLYMQLMGLHDSHFNISSWKPLSVSMNNCCWSVARLHFLVGYFLPGVVEEFSEAWFVLRATSSLSFY; this is encoded by the exons ATGCACGGGAGGCTGCAGTCCACCTCTTCCTTGTGGTGCAGCGGACACCGACATCAGCGGGTGGGTGACAGACCGCGGCCTCAGCGGGTGGGCGACTACACCTGCAGCTGGTGCTATACCCATGGATTCCGGCACAACTCGAAACATTCAG GTACGAGCATACATATAACATGGGTTGCCATGAAAGATGTCTTCCCATCTCAG GTAGACAAGTGTGTGGAAATTGGACTTCCAGAACTCATCCTAATGGTCGCATTTTCTCAG GTACTTCAAATCAAACTCTACATGCAATTGATGGGGCTACATGATAGTCACTTTAATATATCTTCTTGGAAGCCACTTAGTGTTTCCATGAATAATTGTTGCTGGTCTGTTGCACGCCTTCATTTTTTGGTGGGCTACTTCCTGCCTGGTGTGGTTGAAGAATTTTCAGAGGCATGGTTCGTCTTGCGTGCAACTTCTAGTTTGAGTTTCTATTGA
- the LOC119337062 gene encoding uncharacterized protein LOC119337062 isoform X1 has translation MVDGGSISSWIESCQEAGAWARCTGGCSPPLPCGAADTDISGWVTDRGLSGWATTPAAGAIPMDSGTTRNIQVIEGTSIHITWVAMKDVFPSQVDKCVEIGLPELILMVAFSQVLQIKLYMQLMGLHDSHFNISSWKPLSVSMNNCCWSVARLHFLVGYFLPGVVEEFSEAWFVLRATSSLSFY, from the exons ATGGTTGACGGCGGCTCGATCAGCTCTTGGATTGAGAGCTGCCAGGAGGCTGGGGCTTGGGCGCGATGCACGGGAGGCTGCAGTCCACCTCTTCCTTGTGGTGCAGCGGACACCGACATCAGCGGGTGGGTGACAGACCGCGGCCTCAGCGGGTGGGCGACTACACCTGCAGCTGGTGCTATACCCATGGATTCCGGCACAACTCGAAACATTCAG GTGATTGAAG GTACGAGCATACATATAACATGGGTTGCCATGAAAGATGTCTTCCCATCTCAG GTAGACAAGTGTGTGGAAATTGGACTTCCAGAACTCATCCTAATGGTCGCATTTTCTCAG GTACTTCAAATCAAACTCTACATGCAATTGATGGGGCTACATGATAGTCACTTTAATATATCTTCTTGGAAGCCACTTAGTGTTTCCATGAATAATTGTTGCTGGTCTGTTGCACGCCTTCATTTTTTGGTGGGCTACTTCCTGCCTGGTGTGGTTGAAGAATTTTCAGAGGCATGGTTCGTCTTGCGTGCAACTTCTAGTTTGAGTTTCTATTGA
- the LOC119337062 gene encoding uncharacterized protein LOC119337062 isoform X4, which translates to MVDGGSISSWIESCQEAGAWARCTGGCSPPLPCGAADTDISGWVTDRGLSGWATTPAAGAIPMDSGTTRNIQVIEGTSIHITWVAMKDVFPSQVLIGVGIGLYKLGFPAVGFPPSPAYFPSSKSE; encoded by the exons ATGGTTGACGGCGGCTCGATCAGCTCTTGGATTGAGAGCTGCCAGGAGGCTGGGGCTTGGGCGCGATGCACGGGAGGCTGCAGTCCACCTCTTCCTTGTGGTGCAGCGGACACCGACATCAGCGGGTGGGTGACAGACCGCGGCCTCAGCGGGTGGGCGACTACACCTGCAGCTGGTGCTATACCCATGGATTCCGGCACAACTCGAAACATTCAG GTGATTGAAG GTACGAGCATACATATAACATGGGTTGCCATGAAAGATGTCTTCCCATCTCAG GTACTGATCGGTGTTGGAATTGGGCTTTATAAACTTGGCTTTCCAGCAGTTGGTTTTCCTCCATCGCCTGCTTATTTTCCCTCTTCGAAGAGTGAATAA
- the LOC119337062 gene encoding uncharacterized protein LOC119337062 isoform X3, whose translation MVDGGSISSWIESCQEAGAWARCTGGCSPPLPCGAADTDISGWVTDRGLSGWATTPAAGAIPMDSGTTRNIQVIEGTSIHITWVAMKDVFPSQVMKMAYLYFLTQVLIGVGIGLYKLGFPAVGFPPSPAYFPSSKSE comes from the exons ATGGTTGACGGCGGCTCGATCAGCTCTTGGATTGAGAGCTGCCAGGAGGCTGGGGCTTGGGCGCGATGCACGGGAGGCTGCAGTCCACCTCTTCCTTGTGGTGCAGCGGACACCGACATCAGCGGGTGGGTGACAGACCGCGGCCTCAGCGGGTGGGCGACTACACCTGCAGCTGGTGCTATACCCATGGATTCCGGCACAACTCGAAACATTCAG GTGATTGAAG GTACGAGCATACATATAACATGGGTTGCCATGAAAGATGTCTTCCCATCTCAGGTGATGAAGATGGCGTACCTTTATTTTTTGACACAA GTACTGATCGGTGTTGGAATTGGGCTTTATAAACTTGGCTTTCCAGCAGTTGGTTTTCCTCCATCGCCTGCTTATTTTCCCTCTTCGAAGAGTGAATAA